In Rhea pennata isolate bPtePen1 chromosome 8, bPtePen1.pri, whole genome shotgun sequence, one genomic interval encodes:
- the EBNA1BP2 gene encoding probable rRNA-processing protein EBP2: protein MARRGSLSDSASEDSALSDSELQEAFSRGALKPGLNVVLEGRPRAPNDVDGLKQCLSEFKRQLAWVERLDVTLGPVSDVMDPVSHSTSDKDAVDPENDFQREMSFYRQAQAAVLEALPRLQKLQVPTRRPDDYFAEMAKSDQQMQKIRQKLKSKQEAMEKSEKAKQLRALRKYGKKVQTEILQKRQKEKKSMLNAVKKYQKGLSDKLDFLDEEQTSSQGNKKGSTSQRIKKGPNAKRRYKNQKFGFGGKKKGSKWNTKESFNDVSSFRVKVAHNKGPGKAGKKALNKRPGKRARQKMKSRAR, encoded by the exons atggcgcggcgcggctccctCTCGGACTCGGCGTCGGAGGACTCGGCCCTCTCGGACTCGGAG CTCCAGGAGGCGTTTTCGAGGGGCGCGCTGAAGCCGGGGCTCAACGTGGTGCTggaggggcggccgcgggcgcccaACGACGTG gaTGGTTTGAAGCAGTGTCTCTCTGAATTCAAGCGACAGCTAGCTTGGGTGGAAAGGCTGGATGTGACTTTGGGTCCGGTATCGGACGTCATGGATCCAGTTTCACACAGCACTTCTGACAAAGATGCTGTTGACCCTGAGAATGACTTCCAGAGAGAGATGAGCTT TTACCGACAGGCTCAGGCCGCCGTCCTGGAAGCCCTTCCAAGGTTGCAAAAGCTACAGGTTCCTACTAGAAGGCCAGATGATTACTTTGCAGAAATGGCAAAATCTGACCAACAGATGCAGAAG ATTCGTCAGAAGCTTAAGAGTAAACAAGAAGCAATGGAGAAatctgagaaagcaaaacagctccGTGCACTGAGAAAATATGGCAAGAAG GTGCAAACAGAGATTctgcagaaaagacaaaaggagaaaaaatcaATGTTGAATGCAGtcaaaaaatatcagaaag GTCTCTCTGACAAGCTGGATTTCCTAGATGAAGAGCAGACTTCATCTCAGGGGAACAAGAAAGGCAGTACAAGTCAACGGATAAAAAAAGG ACCAAATGCCAAACGACGATACAAGAATCAGAAGTTCGGTTTTGGTGGGAAGAAGAAAGGCTCAAAGTGGAATACAAAGGAGAGTTTTAATGATGTATCCAGCTTTCGGGTAAAAGTGGCTCACAACAAAGGCCCAGGAAAAGCGGGGAAAAAAGCCCTCAAT aagagACCTGGAAAAAGAGCaaggcagaaaatgaagagcCGAGCACGCTAA
- the CFAP144 gene encoding cilia- and flagella-associated protein 144 encodes MAALRGEKEPPDAVRQNQIFCERVRRELQCQRLHTEFGVNPLRPVHMITRKPMSWHDNIEEPADAKFLNLIHHAALEPTKKYSEPQTESQEIGWNTTPLIHVDRTDCRLHFPRRSTEITRYMAAFWRLKEQCENLQ; translated from the exons aTGGCCGCCCTCCGCGGGGAGAAGGAGCCGCCGGACGCGGTGCGCCAGAACCAGATCTTCTGCGAGCGGGTGCGGCGGGAGCTGCAGTGCCAGCGCCTGCACACGGAGTTCGGCGTGAACCCGCTCAGGCCGG TTCACATGATCACCAGGAAGCCTATGTCTTGGCATGACAATATAGAAGAGCCTGCAGATG CCAAGTTCCTGAATCTTATTCATCACGCAGCACTGGAGCCAACAAAGAAATACTCAGAGCCACAAACTGAAAGTCAGGAAATTGGCTGGAACACAACACCTTTG ATTCACGTGGATCGCACTGACTGCAGGCTGCACTTCCCACGCCGGAGCACTGAGATCACTAGATACATGGCTGCTTTTTGGCGCCTGAAGGAGCAGTGTGAGAACCTTCAATAG